One segment of Setaria viridis chromosome 4, Setaria_viridis_v4.0, whole genome shotgun sequence DNA contains the following:
- the LOC117853541 gene encoding uncharacterized protein, which translates to MAKDEEQRRDSFRKRHPNLFAMVHDLFEEFNAHAATVAFFPVGSEPQAFGGPTMESVLRTYLPADGPLRQPSSIAASHGAAGGGGGAEMAGEVAARVAGMRRELVETKALVATEWERVADAAGKIREAQATAQKENWWEVNVEALGEEELQVCVEALEILKADVQERVDAMASARMSLPRC; encoded by the coding sequence ATGGCGAAGGATGAGGAACAACGTCGAGACTCCTTCCGCAAGCGCCACCCAAACCTGTTCGCCATGGTCCACGACCTCTTCGAGGAATTCAATGcccacgccgccaccgtcgccttcTTCCCGGTCGGCAGCGAGCCCCAGGCCTTTGGTGGGCCCACCATGGAGTCCGTCCTCCGCACATACCTCCCCGCCGACGGGCCCCTTCGCCAGCCCTCTTCCATTGCCGCTTCCCATGgggccgctggcggcggcggcggtgccgagaTGGCCGGGGAGGTTGCAGCCCGCGTGGCTGGGATGAGGCGGGAGTTGGTGGAGACCAAGGCACTGGTTGCTACGGAGTGGGAGCGAGTGGCCGACGCTGCGGGTAAGATCAGAGAGGCGCAGGCGACCGCGCAGAAGGAGAATTGGTGGGAGGTGAACGTGGAGGCCCtcggggaggaggagctgcaggTGTGTGTCGAGGCGCTCGAGATACTCAAGGCCGATGTCCAGGAACGTGTCGACGCGATGGCATCGGCCAGGATGTCGCTGCCACGCTGTTGA